Within Peromyscus leucopus breed LL Stock chromosome 7, UCI_PerLeu_2.1, whole genome shotgun sequence, the genomic segment GCACCTCATCTTTGAGGATTTGTGTATATTATCAAGTGCTTAGAATGATCATTGATATATGCTAGGTATTAACTGTTTCTGTAAATGATGGGATAACTTTCAGCAActgtgaggctttttttttttttttttttttttttttttacaaagttctTGTTAACTTGCTTTTGTTCTTCATAGTAGAATTttaacaactctctctctctctctctctctctctctctcttctctctctctctctctccctctctctctctctctctctctctctctctctctctctctctctctcttttttccgatacagggtttctctgtgtagttttggtgcctatcctggatcttgctctgtagatcaggctggcctcaaactcacagagattcacctgactctgcctcccacacgctgggattaaaggcatgtgccacccccgcccggctcattttttttttttttttaaatcaaaaccaaAGGTCTTTGCTTAATCTTTTACTCAATATATTTAAAttgagaaaaactttttttttttttggtttttcgagacagggtttctctgtgtagctttgcgcctttcctggaactcacttggtagcccaggctggccttgaactcacagagatccgcctgctcgcctctgagtgctggataaaggcgtgcacaccactgcccggcctgtttttttttttttttttttttaaattcaaaatcttACCATCCCAAAAGGGAACACTATGAGTTATACTGATTTATTCCTCTGGGCTCCTCTTCTGTTTTGCTTGATTTTAGCATTTACAGTTATTCTTTCCTACCTATCTACCCATCAGCAAAGGCTGACCTGTTTTTATCTGGAATATGGGCCTTGATTCACTTCTCTCACCCCCACCAGATTATTACCCTGATCCAAGTCTGTGTGACCTCAACAAGCTCCTAGCCTGCTTCTTTGCCTGTCTCCATCAATTCCCGCCATTGCCCCAGATTCTTGTCCACACAGCAGCCAAAATGACCCTTGGAAAAACCATTCAGATTTCATACATGGCTCCTTTCTGCTCAACCTGCCAAATAATTTCAAATCTTGATCTCATTCTACATGATCTCTCCCTTTCCCATACTCTGCTTTGTCCTCATTGCttgcccctctccctccttcatcctgcttctgcctcatagTCAGTATGCTTCTGCCTTGGGGCCCTTGCACTTGCTGACTGCTCCAACTTAGCATTTTCTCCCGGATGTTTTCACGGTGCACCCATCTATTACATTCAAGTTTCTGCTGGAGCCTAATATAACATTGTACACTCTCACCCCTTTATAGTCCCCTCACCTAGTATTTTATTCCCTTCATAGTCCTTATCAACACCCAATGcagtatatatttgtttattgtcGATCTCCTCCCAGTGGGGATTTTTCCTGTTCGTTCATTGCTATGCTTTCAGCAATTTCACAGTGCTTGGTGCATAGTAAGTGGGTCCTCAGTGGACTTCATTAAGGGACCTCCCAAGCAAACAAAGGCATGCATTCAAGCAGTctcagattctttttctttcccccaatTTCTCAACtagtgtattaattttttttgagtttcctagcttgttttcatttttcactgtattttgattttttaaaatatcaatcttGAACATTttgaggatttaaaaaaaatccatgaaacaCAGTTTCATGTTTGTGATATTGTCACCCACATGGAAGATTGATTCACACTGTTTATTGTGAATTTTGCCTCTATCTTCCTACTGCTTTGATGAAAGAAAACCCATATTTTGAAATCTTCAATAACtgctaaaaatatttacattgataCTAATTGCTGTAAACTCTTTACTTCAAGGaaaattgggggaggggtgtgaagGTAAATTGAGAAATTTATGAAGTTTTGTTTGCAGTCAAATAGATTTTGGGGAATCTACCTTGTGGTCCTTCCTAGCCACCCTTAGTGCTTTCAGGCTCATTTGTACCTGTTCCCATAGGTCAACAGCAGTACTGAGAAACACTGGCTCCATGTCAGCTCAGATGCATCCCGCCTGGCTATCATCTGGAAATACGGTGGCATCTACATGGACACTGATGTCATCTCCATCAGGCCCATCCCCGAAGAGAACTTCTTGGCAGCCCAGGGCTCCCGGCACTCCAGTAACGGTGTATTTGGGTTTCTCCCCCACCACCCCTTTCTGTGGGCCTGCATGGAGAACTTTGTTGAGCACTATAACTCAGGCATTTGGGGCAACCAAGGTCCCAATTTGATGACAAGGATGTTAAGGGTGTGGTGCAGACTTAAAGACTTCCAAGAGCTGGGTGACCTGAAGTGTCTGAatatttccttccttcatccccagAGATTTTACCCTATCCCCTATCCGGAGTGGAGGCGCTACTATCAAGTGTGGGACACAGAGCCGAGCTTCAACAACTCCTATGCACTACATTTGTGGAACTACATGAATAAAGAGGGCAGGACTGTGGTTAGGGGAAGCAACACCCTGGTGGAAAATCTCTATCAAAAGCACTGTCCTAAGACTTACAGGGCTCTGATTCAAGGTGCGGACGGGGAagtgtccagaaagccaggtacaGGTAACACATAGAGGGCTACTGCTGCTGTGGGAAACTGGACACTTCCAGGCTGCCCCACTCTCCACTGTCTCTAGAGGCTAGGACTTATCCACATCTTCAGGATTAACTTTCTCTGGTAATAATACATGCTTCAAAAGAAAAGTGGCTGTAACGTAGAACATATTTATCCTTCATGGAACAGCAAGTCTGAAGACAGATAATTTAAGGACAGGTATATTAATAGTGGCCATTAGAAGCCCAGGCTTGAATCTTTTGGATTGTTGTCCTAGCATCTGTAGACCATGTTCCAAGTGGCTGCTGGACCTACAGCCCATCATCGGGTTATTCTAGACACTAGGATgacagaaggaggaaagaaaatgcattttataaaGACTTTATGCAAGTACTTTATAAGTTCAAATACCGTGTATCCTTGCATCTCCCTGGCTAGATTGTAGCTGCAAGAGAGGCTGGTAGTTAGCTAATAGGTATATTTATGTTCTGTTCTATTTAATATTGTAAGATTAATtttaacacctgtcagaatgaaaGGGACAtggctgttattgttgttgttttgatttttgagacagggtctcactatgcagttctggctgtcccagaactctctatgtagaccaggatagcgtccaactcacagagatctacctgcctcccacTCCTGAGTGCAGGGGCTCAAGGCATGTGGCATCATACCCAGCCCTTGACTTTGACATTTGTATTAATCCATTTTTTgccactataacaaaatactggaACTGGgaaatttattaagaaaagaggtttatttatcTCAGACATTTGGAGCCTGAGATCTTGACTCAGATGACTCTTTCTATTTGGTCTCTAGTGAAGCCCTCATGGAGGATGGCATCACAGTGACAGGACACATATACAAGAGGTCACATGGTAAGTCAGGAAGCCAGAAAAGTGTAGGAGCCAAGTCCCTTGCAACTCACCCAATGGGAGGGGTCAGAGTGAAGgccttgtgtatcccaggctgccctaAACTCTCAGTCCTTTTTCCTAAGcctcagagggctgggattacaagtgtgtgccaccatggccagctcagACTTCCTCTTTTTGTAAGAACTAACTGGAATCCCATCAAAAGTATATTAATTCCTTCTGATGATGGAACCCTCCCATGACCTCATTGCATTGCACTTCTTCTCAAATGTTCTGTTTCCTTTCAACGTTGTCACACTGGAGACTGAACTTAAAACACATGAGCCCATGTGTAAACTACAGCAGTGTTCACCAATCCATTAAGTCAGTAGATATTAATTGATCTTCCTGTGTACCAAGAACTAATTTAGGGGCCAAAGATGCAGGTGAACCAATCAGTCTTGGTCCCAGCACATGTGTCCTAATTAGTagtctcctcccatccccagcctgcCTTCCCCACACTGTCCCTTTTCAATGTACACATTTATCCTACCCCAGCCTTTGCATAAGAGCAAATGATAaactcaagctttttttttttttttgagacagggtttctctgtgcagctttgcgcctttcctggaactcacttggtagcccaggctggccttgaactcactgagatccgcctggctctgcctcccgagtgctgggattaaaggtgtgcgccaccatcggcCGGCCAAAACTCAAGCTTTTTAAAGCTGCTTTCTccacagattcagatgaaaactgACTTCCTCAAAGCATCACATTGTACACCATAATAAgcacatgtaattttttttatttttcaattaaaatacaaataaattaacttCTGCTTCTCAGGAGGCATGAAAATtgatatcattatttttttctgtaagcaGTTATCAGCCAAGTATTTCTAGAAATTTCATCTTGGTTGTTTGCTTTATGGAAAAATTTACACTTTTTTTCCAAACACAAAATTATGATGTCTTATGGAACTCTACATCCATCTGTTGCCTTTCATTGTTAAATTTCCCTTTTCAAGAATCATGGCCCTGatagtcttatttaaaaaaaaggtgagatggctcactgggcaaAAGTGTTTGCtgtcaaacctgatgacctgaatatgagccttggaacccacatgatagaaggagagaaccaattcctgccagctgacctctgacctccacatctgtgctgtggtgtacatgtacacacacacacacacacacacacacacacacacacacacacacaatgtaaagaaACCAAACAACCCAAAACATTCACAAGTCCTGTGTCCTGCCTCAGGTTTATTTATTCCATTACTTGCTGGGTtttctgatatctgactccccaTACTCCATGATGATGCCCTCTCTTTGTGTCCCTGAGACAGTGAACTCAGATGTTCAATGTTTCACAGATAAGAATTCCCGATAGCCCTGCTGGGGAGGAGCAGGTTGGTTCTTATTGCTGTATCTGAAGAATGCTCTCCAGACATCCCTGAACACAAAAATTTGAGGGACTTGAGTAAAAACACTTTAAACTTCTCAAAAATATATAGTGTTTCCAGTGAGACCAAATAGGTCAACGACAGTGTCATACATATTTCTTTGTGCTGGATTGTACTTGTATGGATTTTTTTGAGTCAATAATGATAATTTGATGTTTAGAAAGTCCTTTGTTTTGCAGTAAAATGAGTTTTTGATTAGTAAGTGTGGAAAATGAATTAATAACTTACGTAGGGAGTACCATTTGTATGGTAAAAGAGAATGAATTTAAAACACGTGTAGTGGTTCTGAGGAAAATGGGGCAATGTAATTTTCTGGTTCATTTTGGAAAGGTCAATTGTTACCCTTCAttttttatgttgaggtattttttatttttattggtttgtaACCACTCTGTATGTTAAGAAccctaatatattttattatgttgcaATTTTTTCAGTCTGTTCCTTTTTTGATTTcgctatttaaattaaaaattattctttggtaatttcacatAGGAATATAATGCATTTATATGATATCTACCCTCTGGTGTCCCCCTCTAACTCCtcatgtcttcctcctcctcttcttcttccttttctacccactgagtccacttagtgctgccgATATGTACATGACTGTAGGGCATCAGCCACTGACACATGGGCAACCTGCCACAGGCCATACTGCTGAAGGAAGCTGACTCTCCCCATCTCGGCATCCACCAACTGACAGTAGATCCTCAGATAAAGGCAGGACTGCATggatcccttccttctcccactgGAGTGTTGATCAGGTTGATCTTATGCAGTCTTGGATCAGGACCTCCAGCTCCTGTGGACTCCTGAGAGCTTTGGTCCcgttatgtccagaagacattagTTCACAGCAATCCTCACAGACCTCTGGCTCTTcaaatctttccatttcctcttctgtgatatttcctgagccttggcaGTAGGGAGCCATGATATGTATGTCACATTTAGGAATGAATATCCAATGGTcacttattttctgtattttgactAGCTTGGAGTCTTTGTATTAACTGCTATCTGCATAATAAATTTATCTGATGAAGAGTCTAtggatataaggataagtatttaagTTGGGTGaaggtagtgcatacctttaatcctaacactgaggtggcagaggtgggtggatctctgtgaggttgtagggcagcctgcctggtctacatattgagtttcagGTCATATAGGGCtaaatagtaagaccctatcttcaaaaaataaaaaaggattaagtattttatttaaaagacaatttgatactgtgaccctttagcaaaataacagtagtaGGGTGTTACTTCTTAGCCAAATttgcagtgccaggcatgggttcCCTCCTCTGGGGTgtacctcttctttcctcttcctcctccaaatttctccttctatttattcactCTGCCTGCCAGATCtacctatccttcctcctgccttgctattgaccattcagctctttattagaccatcaggtatttcagacaggcacagtaacacagcttcacagacttaaacaaatgcaacataaaagaattcgacacatctttgcatcataaacagatgttccacagcataaacaaatgtaacacatcttaaaataatattctacaacaatttcTGAATTATTGGTGTGGTCTCCTTAATGATGCTGGCACAGGGGTTTTGATGTGGGGGTCTAAGACAGTACATCTTTATTTttagtaactttaaaaatatttatttattttattggcattttgtttacatgtatgtctgtgtgagggtgtcagattctctggaactggagttacagacaattgtgagatgccatgtggttgcttggaattgaaaccggaatctctggaagagcagccagtgctcttaaccattgagccatctctctagaccttttattaattatttatttttttttttcaagacagggtttctttgtgtagccctggctgtcccataactcactctgtagaccaggctcgcctcaaactcatagagatctacctgcctctgcctctgaagtccTAGGATCAAAGTGTATGCCAACTTGTAACATTGTTATTCTTTACAATTATGAATATAGCCTATGAGGCATAGCAGTATTTACAGCATTGAGCCAGCCCaggttgtttttaaaatcatagcTACTTTCATATTGTGTTAAAATCATACATATATTGAGAGATTGTTTACACTGTTAGaaatctagatcagtggttctcaaccttcctaatgttgtgaccctttagtacagtttctcatgttgtggtgacctcaaccataaaattatttttgttgctacttcataactgtaattttgctattgttatgaattgtaatttcAATATtggatatgcagaatatctgatatgtgacccctgtgagaggGTTGTTAACCCCAAAAGGGttgcaactcacaggttgagaaccactattctagaCAAAATACATTTCATGAATTAAATGCTATGTATACAAAGCTGCTTTCCAACTGGGAAAAATGAATTTCCTTCTAAAAGACAGGAGTTCCAGGCAGGAAGTCACTGAGATAGGTCTGTCCTGatcccatcatcttctctgccAGCTGAGTGGCAGATCAGTCAGCCAACTAGCTGATTCTGGCTAGGCTTCTTTCAATCTGTATTTCCattgttctttcagaagacacTTGTTTTCCTGAGAAAAGAGGTCTCCTCTGGAAGGGTAAGACTTCCTTCAAAGTGACATTTTCAGGGAGAGAGCTAGAGTGTAGGCTCCCTAAGGTCCAG encodes:
- the A4gnt gene encoding alpha-1,4-N-acetylglucosaminyltransferase, with amino-acid sequence MLRELHLSLSLVLVFACGLLYRLTLRSQCFFACLPLFTSPPGQEGLLSSGRSIVFIETSERVEPPPLVSCAVESAAKIYPEQPVIFFMKRLSNATQLNSNTSYPAFSLLSAIDNVFFVPLDMKKLFEDTPLFSWYTKVNSSTEKHWLHVSSDASRLAIIWKYGGIYMDTDVISIRPIPEENFLAAQGSRHSSNGVFGFLPHHPFLWACMENFVEHYNSGIWGNQGPNLMTRMLRVWCRLKDFQELGDLKCLNISFLHPQRFYPIPYPEWRRYYQVWDTEPSFNNSYALHLWNYMNKEGRTVVRGSNTLVENLYQKHCPKTYRALIQGADGEVSRKPGTGNT